One Candidatus Methylomirabilota bacterium genomic window, CAGGGGCGCGGGTTGAGGTGGATCAGCGGAAACGTGATCCCCTCGATTTCGCGTTATGGAAGGCATCGCGTCCCGGAGAGCCGGCGTGGGACAGTCCGTGGGGTCCCGGCCGGCCTGGCTGGCATATCGAGTGCTCGGCCATGTCGATGAAATACCTGGGCGAAAGTTTCGACATTCATGGCGGCGGAGCCGATCTGATCTTTCCTCACCACGAGAACGAGATTGCGCAGTCGGAGTGCGCAACCGGCAAACCGTTTGCCCGGTACTGGGTCCATAACGGATTCGTCAACATCCGCGCCGAGAAGATGTCCAAGTCGCTCGGCAATGTCCTGGCGGTCGGCGAACTCCTTGAACAGATCAGTCCGTGTGCGCTGAAGCTGTTTTTACTCGGAACGCACTACCGGGCCCCCGTAGATTTTTCGGAGGATGCGCTGAATAACGCCAGGGCGGCAGAGGAACGATTCCGTATTGTCCTTCATCAGGTTCGACGTATCCGAAATATCCCGAGTCCAAAAGCCGACCCTGCACGCATGGATTCTCTGCCCCTTGTCGACCGGATACACGCGGCCGAGCAGGAGTTTACGGGTGCGATGGATGATGATTTCAATACGCCTCGCGCGCTCGCCGCGTTGTTTGGTCTGACCAGGGATATCAATGTCGCCCTGACCGATGCCGATGAGACACCGAGGCAATCGCTTGTGTATGCGTTGGGCCTGGGGGGAGAGACATTACGAACATTGGGGTCGGTGTTGGGCGGCTTGTTCGAAGGGGTTGAGGACGAAGCGGACACCAGCAGGGTGCGGGAGATCACTGTAAGCGGTTGTGTTGGAATGTCCGATACGGTCGCGGTGGAGGTTGCCCGAGCCAAACCTGACCTCCGGGTCACAGCCCAAGACTTCGCCACAGCGCAGGAACGGGTCCGTATGGCAATTGAATCGGGCCAGTCTCCGCCGGCGGAGACGATTGAGGCTATCGTGGCGTACCGAGTTCACTGCCGTCATCAGAGGGACTGGGCGACCGCCGACGCGATCCGAACCTGGCTGGCCGAACGGGGGATCGTAGTAGACGATACCGGCGATGGGGTCCGTTGGTACGTCAAGGCGACCCACGTTAAGGCACCGCGATCATGACCGAGGGGATCCTCGTTGGTCCTCATGCCGTCCTGGAGGCGCTTCTGGCGGGGCGACGTCGAATCGATCGAATTTATCTGGCGAGGGAGCGATATGATTCTACGATCACTGAGATTGTGAGACGCGCCAAAGAATTGGGCATACCGTTCAAGCAGGAGACGCGGCAGCGGCTTGGCGAGTTGGCCAGGGGGACGACACATCAGGGGGTTCTGGCCATTGTCGGCGCCGTCGGCTATCATGACCCGTGTGAGCTGGTAGCGCGAATCAAGACCGCGACTCAGCTCCCGTTACTGTTGCTGCTTGACGGGGTTCAGGATCCTCAAAACCTTGGGGCGATGATGCGTACGGCGGAGGCTGCCGGTGTAGACGGACTCTTCATCTCGAAACATCGCGCTGTCGGGATGACCCCCGCGGTCGCCAAGGCCTCCGCCGGGGCTGCGGAGCACCTGCCGGTCGCGAGGGTCGCAGGTCTGCCGGCGTTTCTTGCATGGCTGAAGGATCAGGGTATCTGGATTGTCGGCGCCGATGTCGGCGCCGTCCGGTCGCTGTACGAGATCGATGCGCGCGCTCCGCTGGGTGTGGTCATCGGAGGGGAGCATCGGGGACTCGGCGCATTGGTGCGCCGGCGGTGCGATCTGCTTGTCCG contains:
- a CDS encoding cysteine--tRNA ligase — translated: MALTIYNTLRQKKEVFDPCMPGTVRMYACGPTVYDRAHIGHARAALTFDVVWRYLEYRGYRVVYVRNYTDVDDKIIRRAAELGRSRESLVEEQIEAYRRDMRALGLRTPTEEPRATRHIAEMIALIQALMAKGIAYTVDGDVYFEVRRSPDYGKLSHRGLDELRAGARVEVDQRKRDPLDFALWKASRPGEPAWDSPWGPGRPGWHIECSAMSMKYLGESFDIHGGGADLIFPHHENEIAQSECATGKPFARYWVHNGFVNIRAEKMSKSLGNVLAVGELLEQISPCALKLFLLGTHYRAPVDFSEDALNNARAAEERFRIVLHQVRRIRNIPSPKADPARMDSLPLVDRIHAAEQEFTGAMDDDFNTPRALAALFGLTRDINVALTDADETPRQSLVYALGLGGETLRTLGSVLGGLFEGVEDEADTSRVREITVSGCVGMSDTVAVEVARAKPDLRVTAQDFATAQERVRMAIESGQSPPAETIEAIVAYRVHCRHQRDWATADAIRTWLAERGIVVDDTGDGVRWYVKATHVKAPRS
- a CDS encoding 23S rRNA (guanosine(2251)-2'-O)-methyltransferase RlmB, whose protein sequence is MTEGILVGPHAVLEALLAGRRRIDRIYLARERYDSTITEIVRRAKELGIPFKQETRQRLGELARGTTHQGVLAIVGAVGYHDPCELVARIKTATQLPLLLLLDGVQDPQNLGAMMRTAEAAGVDGLFISKHRAVGMTPAVAKASAGAAEHLPVARVAGLPAFLAWLKDQGIWIVGADVGAVRSLYEIDARAPLGVVIGGEHRGLGALVRRRCDLLVRIPTRGRVASLNAAAATAVLLFEIRRQQRVMEQVSANRREAMIVSQESEN